From a region of the Odoribacter splanchnicus DSM 20712 genome:
- a CDS encoding MATE family efflux transporter, whose product MSYFTPYKEHYKALIRLGIPIVIGQIGIVVVGLADNMMVGQYATLDLAAASFVNSAFNIPILFGLGFSYGLTPLVGQFFGRHDKYHVGQLLRNSLLVNLFIGLLLTLAMTVVWFNIDRLGQPEELLPLIRPYFLLQLASLVFVMLFNSFKQFADGITDTKTPMYIMISANLVNIAGNYILIYGKFGLPALGVVGAGISTLTARILMFAAFAVLFYRSLRYRRYLVGYKRGKYNFTDILSLNKMGWMVGLQMGLETALFSITGIMIGWLGSIALAAHQVMVAISTLGFMIYYGVGAAVSVRVSNYFGRQELLHVRRTTMAGFHLILCLAVCACTVFLFSRELIGYLFTTSEEVIRVVSTLVYILLAYQFGDALQITYANSLRGIGDVISMAVISFIGYFLIAMPVCYICGFVLEWGITGIWIGYPIGLTLTGVMLCGRYYWKLKTKTQSKEFY is encoded by the coding sequence ATGAGCTATTTCACACCCTATAAAGAACATTACAAAGCCCTCATCCGTCTGGGTATCCCCATTGTCATCGGACAAATCGGTATTGTGGTGGTAGGCCTGGCCGATAATATGATGGTAGGACAATATGCCACTCTCGACCTGGCTGCAGCTTCATTTGTCAACAGTGCCTTCAATATCCCCATTCTTTTCGGTCTGGGTTTTTCTTATGGTCTTACTCCCCTGGTCGGACAATTTTTCGGCCGTCATGACAAATATCATGTCGGTCAACTGCTACGCAACAGTCTGTTGGTAAATCTCTTCATCGGCTTGCTCCTGACCCTGGCGATGACAGTGGTATGGTTCAATATCGACCGGCTAGGACAGCCTGAAGAATTACTCCCGTTGATCCGGCCTTATTTTCTTCTCCAGCTGGCTTCCCTGGTATTCGTCATGTTATTCAATTCTTTCAAGCAATTCGCCGACGGTATTACGGATACCAAAACGCCCATGTACATCATGATCTCCGCCAATCTGGTGAATATTGCCGGAAATTATATACTGATCTACGGAAAATTCGGACTACCGGCCCTGGGTGTCGTAGGAGCAGGCATTTCCACCTTAACGGCCCGTATCCTCATGTTTGCAGCTTTCGCCGTCTTATTTTACCGCAGCCTCCGTTACCGCCGCTATCTGGTCGGTTACAAACGGGGTAAATACAATTTCACCGATATCCTCTCACTCAATAAAATGGGCTGGATGGTCGGTTTACAGATGGGACTGGAAACTGCCCTGTTCAGTATTACGGGAATTATGATCGGTTGGCTGGGAAGCATTGCCCTGGCCGCCCATCAGGTGATGGTGGCTATCTCAACTTTAGGTTTTATGATCTATTACGGAGTCGGAGCAGCGGTATCTGTACGGGTGAGTAATTATTTCGGCCGTCAGGAGCTGCTCCATGTGCGCCGCACGACGATGGCAGGCTTCCACCTCATTCTTTGTCTCGCTGTCTGTGCCTGTACTGTGTTCTTATTTTCCCGGGAACTGATCGGATATCTATTCACCACCTCCGAAGAAGTCATCCGGGTCGTATCCACCCTGGTCTATATCCTGCTGGCCTACCAATTCGGGGATGCCCTTCAGATTACCTATGCCAATTCCCTCCGCGGTATCGGCGATGTGATCTCCATGGCTGTCATCTCCTTTATCGGTTACTTCCTGATCGCCATGCCCGTATGCTACATCTGCGGCTTTGTACTCGAGTGGGGCATCACAGGAATCTGGATCGGCTATCCGATAGGGCTTACCCTGACCGGAGTCATGCTTTGCGGGAGGTACTACTGGAAACTAAAAACTAAAACTCAGAGCAAAGAATTTTATTGA
- a CDS encoding HAD family hydrolase, which yields MKNVVFDLGGVVVDWSPERLMEEYTGDRAMPVSLFERGFFRKFWPDYDRGTIDQVNIVREMSVFSGRPYAECWDFVEFIKHSLRDIPQTQCLIKELAGKGYRLFCLSNMSLEFYDYLKEREVFRYFEGQIISAHEKLIKPEKEIYRILIDRFQAYPEDTLFIDDLKENVDAARQLGFHTVHFADKEKGYREINKILCSEF from the coding sequence ATGAAAAATGTGGTTTTTGATTTGGGTGGAGTTGTGGTCGATTGGAGTCCCGAACGTTTGATGGAAGAATATACCGGTGATCGTGCAATGCCGGTGAGTCTGTTTGAAAGGGGGTTTTTCCGGAAATTTTGGCCCGATTACGACCGGGGGACGATCGATCAGGTGAATATCGTTCGGGAAATGAGTGTTTTTTCGGGACGTCCTTATGCCGAATGTTGGGATTTTGTCGAATTTATCAAACATTCGTTGCGGGATATTCCCCAAACACAATGTCTGATTAAAGAGTTGGCCGGTAAAGGTTACCGTTTATTCTGCCTTTCCAATATGTCCCTGGAATTTTATGACTACCTGAAAGAACGGGAGGTCTTTCGGTATTTCGAGGGCCAGATCATCTCGGCTCACGAAAAACTGATTAAACCCGAAAAAGAGATTTACCGGATCCTGATCGACCGTTTTCAGGCATACCCCGAAGATACGCTCTTTATCGACGACCTGAAGGAAAATGTCGATGCGGCTCGTCAACTGGGTTTCCATACCGTGCATTTTGCCGATAAGGAAAAAGGATACCGGGAAATCAATAAAATTCTTTGCTCTGAGTTTTAG
- a CDS encoding TonB-dependent receptor: MRYWIVLFLFCLGIGPAVQAQNKGVVKGRVFDLASNEAIPFANVVVYGTTLGGATDEEGRFRLENVPPGLVRLEVSSIGYQTLVTVGFLLGTAGERTENIGLEPASTTLEQVVVKASPYRKTVETPVSIQRIGIAEIEKNPGGNRDISKVVQSMPGVLSSPAFRNDFVVRGGGPAENRFYLDGVELPILNHFATQGASGGVVSIVNIDFVKEVNFFSGAFPASYGNMMSSMLEFRQIEGNPDRVKTRVTFGATDYGLSLDGPLAPKTTFIVSARRSYLKMLFGIIGLPFLPVYNDMQFKTVTRLNARNEWTLLGIGGYDINRLNTDLKNPDDHQKYLLDWLPESRQWSYTLGTTFKHYGNNWYHFFVLSRSGLYNKVEKYTGNDRHNPKTIDYRSGESENKFRFEHHRYAANGFKLQVGAGIEYAHYDNTTARRLFAAGEAIDQYYSRALNMWKWAVFGQVSRSFFSERLALSLGLRADGCNYTGKTAALYRQISPRFSFSYAFDERWSLNGNIGRYYQLPAYTTLGFADAGGVLVNKRNKTGYIGADHYVLGVEYRPGTTTRITLEGFYKTYDHYPVSLTDSVALANKGTDYVAVGDEAVRPVGEGRAYGLELMLRTQEFYGVVASLAYTWYYSEFKQLDENLQNTRRYIPSSWDNRHIFSLTATRRIGKSWDLGFKWRYVAGGPYTPYDRETSARIEAWEAKHQPYYDYSRFNTQRLPAFHQLDVRVDKSFFFRKWSLIFYADIQNIYNYKALGPDELVPVENPDGSYRKDPDREGYYQMRSIKNELGGTVLPSVGVIVDF; encoded by the coding sequence ATGAGATATTGGATCGTATTATTTTTATTTTGTCTGGGTATCGGACCAGCTGTCCAGGCACAAAATAAAGGTGTCGTTAAAGGACGAGTCTTCGATTTGGCGAGCAATGAGGCGATCCCATTTGCAAATGTCGTAGTTTATGGGACGACTCTGGGGGGAGCGACGGATGAGGAGGGAAGATTCCGGTTGGAAAATGTTCCTCCGGGACTTGTCCGCTTGGAGGTGAGTAGTATCGGTTATCAGACTTTGGTGACAGTAGGGTTTCTGTTGGGTACTGCCGGAGAGAGAACGGAAAATATCGGTTTGGAACCTGCATCGACTACTTTGGAACAAGTCGTAGTCAAAGCCAGTCCTTACCGTAAAACAGTAGAAACTCCGGTTTCCATTCAGCGGATAGGAATTGCGGAGATTGAAAAAAATCCCGGAGGCAACCGGGATATTTCCAAAGTAGTACAATCCATGCCGGGGGTATTGTCTTCGCCTGCATTCCGGAATGATTTTGTAGTCCGGGGTGGTGGGCCTGCTGAAAACCGGTTTTATCTGGACGGAGTTGAATTGCCCATCTTAAATCATTTCGCTACTCAGGGGGCTTCCGGTGGGGTAGTCAGTATTGTGAATATCGATTTTGTCAAAGAGGTAAATTTCTTTTCCGGTGCCTTCCCGGCTTCTTATGGTAATATGATGAGTTCTATGCTCGAATTTCGACAGATCGAGGGAAATCCCGACCGGGTGAAGACGCGGGTTACTTTCGGTGCTACCGATTACGGCCTGTCTTTGGACGGTCCGTTGGCTCCAAAGACTACTTTTATTGTTTCGGCCCGGCGAAGTTATCTGAAGATGTTGTTCGGTATCATCGGTTTGCCTTTTCTTCCGGTGTATAATGATATGCAATTCAAGACGGTCACCCGTTTGAATGCCCGGAATGAATGGACTTTGCTCGGTATTGGCGGATACGATATCAACCGTCTGAATACCGACCTGAAGAATCCCGACGATCATCAGAAATATTTGCTCGATTGGTTGCCGGAAAGCCGGCAATGGAGTTATACTTTGGGAACGACCTTTAAGCATTACGGCAATAACTGGTATCACTTTTTCGTCCTAAGCCGGAGTGGATTGTACAATAAGGTCGAGAAATACACCGGCAATGACCGTCATAATCCCAAAACAATCGACTATCGCTCTGGAGAATCGGAAAATAAATTCCGTTTCGAGCATCATCGTTATGCAGCGAATGGGTTTAAACTTCAGGTTGGGGCAGGTATCGAATATGCCCACTATGACAATACTACGGCCCGGCGGCTGTTCGCTGCGGGAGAAGCTATCGATCAGTATTATTCCCGGGCTTTGAATATGTGGAAATGGGCGGTCTTCGGCCAGGTGTCCCGGTCTTTTTTCTCCGAACGGCTGGCTTTATCCCTGGGACTCCGGGCGGACGGATGTAATTATACCGGTAAAACAGCTGCTCTTTACCGGCAAATATCGCCCCGTTTCTCATTTTCTTACGCATTCGACGAACGCTGGTCGCTAAATGGCAATATCGGCCGGTATTATCAGTTGCCTGCCTATACGACGCTGGGTTTTGCAGACGCCGGGGGAGTTCTGGTGAATAAACGGAATAAGACCGGATATATCGGAGCCGATCATTATGTACTGGGAGTTGAGTATCGTCCGGGAACGACTACCCGGATTACACTGGAAGGTTTTTACAAGACTTACGATCATTATCCCGTATCCCTGACCGATTCGGTTGCTTTGGCCAATAAAGGTACCGACTATGTGGCGGTGGGTGACGAAGCGGTTCGACCCGTCGGAGAAGGGAGAGCTTATGGGCTGGAATTGATGCTCAGAACCCAGGAATTTTATGGTGTCGTTGCTTCGTTGGCTTATACCTGGTATTATTCCGAATTTAAACAGTTGGATGAAAATTTGCAGAATACCCGTCGTTATATACCCAGTAGTTGGGATAACCGCCATATATTCTCTCTGACAGCAACCCGTAGGATAGGTAAAAGTTGGGATTTGGGGTTTAAATGGAGATATGTGGCGGGTGGGCCTTATACGCCTTATGATCGGGAGACTTCGGCACGGATAGAAGCCTGGGAGGCCAAACATCAGCCTTATTATGATTATTCGCGCTTCAATACACAGCGATTACCGGCTTTCCATCAACTGGATGTCAGGGTGGATAAGAGTTTTTTCTTTCGAAAGTGGTCGTTGATATTTTATGCGGACATTCAGAATATCTATAACTATAAAGCTTTAGGTCCCGATGAGCTGGTGCCTGTCGAAAATCCCGACGGAAGCTATCGCAAAGATCCTGACCGGGAAGGTTATTATCAGATGCGCAGCATAAAAAATGAATTGGGCGGAACGGTTTTACCCTCTGTCGGGGTAATTGTAGATTTTTAA
- a CDS encoding Crp/Fnr family transcriptional regulator: protein MKTALAITRTLSRRYYPLHPEEQEALASIMECRRVDKGELLLEEGRIARHFHYVESGMLRQYYYKNGHDITEHFSCEDDLVFCIISLFRQEPTRLMTEAIEPTVVYDIPYTGLQELFVSYSSIAQLYKKILEWGLMVSQNKADSWRFETAKERYKRFLKDFPEAAKRAPISHIASYLLMTPETLSRVRAEIFQE from the coding sequence ATGAAAACTGCTTTAGCTATAACACGAACTCTGTCCAGACGTTATTATCCTCTGCATCCGGAGGAACAGGAAGCACTTGCTTCTATAATGGAGTGTCGCCGGGTCGATAAAGGAGAACTTCTCCTCGAAGAAGGCCGGATAGCCCGCCATTTCCATTATGTCGAATCGGGAATGTTACGTCAGTATTACTACAAAAACGGGCATGATATCACCGAACATTTTTCGTGTGAAGATGATTTGGTATTTTGCATCATCAGCCTGTTCAGACAAGAACCCACACGCTTGATGACCGAAGCCATCGAACCGACCGTGGTGTACGACATCCCCTATACCGGTCTGCAAGAATTGTTTGTTTCTTATTCCTCTATTGCCCAATTATACAAGAAAATTTTAGAATGGGGCCTTATGGTATCCCAGAACAAAGCCGACTCCTGGCGATTCGAAACTGCCAAGGAACGCTATAAACGTTTTCTAAAAGATTTTCCCGAAGCAGCCAAAAGAGCCCCTATCAGCCATATCGCTTCTTATCTGTTGATGACTCCCGAAACCCTCAGCCGCGTGAGGGCTGAAATTTTCCAGGAATAA
- a CDS encoding glycoside hydrolase family 2 protein has protein sequence MKKILFSAIALAVSLAGYAQWKPAGDKIKTTWAEQIDPNNVLPEYPRPIMERKEWKNLNGLWEYAIRPTGTQQPADMDGQILVPFAVESSLSGVMKTLGKENELWYSREFTVPSSWKGKNILLHFGAVDWQADVWVNGVKMGQHRGGYTPFSFDITPVLAKGKNQITVKVWDPSDEGYQPRGKQVKHPDGIWYTPVSGIWQTVWMEPVSANHITRLKTTPDIDKKILTVEAHTATGNPSAVVSVVVSEGGKVVATGKAMQGQPVQLAIENARLWSPENPFLYDMKVTLTDNGKVIDEVNSYAAMRKYSIRQGADGITRLQLNNRNVFHFGPLDQGWWPDGLYTAPTDEALVYDIKKVKDFGYNMIRKHVKVEPARWYTHCDKLGVIVWQDMPNGDRGPEWQSRQYFKGVEMVHSAESEANYRREWKEIIDLLYSNPCVGVWVPFNECWGQFKTPDIAAWTKAYDPSRLVNPASGGNHYTCGDILDLHNYPDPDLYLYDPMRATVLGEYGGIGLVMKDHLWMPDRNWGYVKFNNPEEVTTEYIKYAEHLLQLIPRGFSAGVYTQITDVEGEVNGLMTYDRKEIKVNEKKIREMNQKICNSLK, from the coding sequence ATGAAAAAAATCTTATTTTCTGCAATTGCTCTGGCTGTTAGTTTGGCAGGGTATGCACAATGGAAACCTGCGGGCGATAAAATAAAAACCACGTGGGCAGAGCAAATCGATCCGAATAATGTACTTCCGGAATATCCCCGACCGATCATGGAACGGAAGGAATGGAAAAACCTGAACGGCTTGTGGGAATATGCCATCCGTCCGACGGGTACTCAGCAACCGGCAGACATGGACGGTCAGATATTGGTACCATTTGCCGTAGAATCGAGCCTCTCGGGTGTGATGAAGACTTTAGGCAAAGAAAACGAATTGTGGTATAGCCGGGAATTCACCGTTCCCTCCTCCTGGAAAGGCAAAAACATACTGCTGCACTTCGGGGCTGTCGACTGGCAAGCCGATGTTTGGGTAAACGGCGTTAAAATGGGACAACACCGGGGAGGATACACCCCCTTCTCTTTCGATATTACTCCGGTTTTAGCTAAAGGGAAAAACCAGATCACGGTAAAAGTATGGGATCCGAGCGACGAAGGTTATCAACCGAGAGGAAAACAGGTGAAACACCCGGACGGTATCTGGTACACTCCGGTCAGCGGAATCTGGCAAACGGTATGGATGGAACCTGTATCCGCCAACCACATCACCCGGCTGAAAACGACACCGGATATCGATAAAAAGATCCTGACCGTAGAAGCCCATACGGCAACCGGCAATCCTTCCGCCGTTGTTTCGGTAGTAGTATCGGAGGGAGGAAAGGTCGTAGCTACGGGAAAAGCCATGCAGGGCCAGCCCGTTCAGCTGGCGATCGAGAATGCCAGATTATGGAGTCCTGAAAATCCTTTCCTTTATGATATGAAAGTGACTCTGACCGACAATGGAAAAGTGATCGACGAAGTGAACAGCTACGCTGCCATGCGGAAATATTCTATCCGCCAAGGCGCAGACGGTATTACCCGTTTACAGCTGAACAATCGGAATGTTTTCCACTTCGGTCCGCTGGATCAGGGATGGTGGCCCGACGGATTATATACCGCTCCGACCGACGAAGCCCTGGTATACGACATCAAGAAAGTAAAAGATTTCGGATATAATATGATCCGTAAGCATGTAAAGGTAGAACCGGCACGCTGGTACACCCATTGCGACAAATTAGGCGTAATCGTATGGCAGGATATGCCGAATGGCGACAGAGGACCGGAATGGCAAAGCAGACAATATTTCAAAGGAGTAGAAATGGTCCATTCCGCCGAATCGGAAGCCAATTACCGCCGGGAATGGAAAGAAATCATCGACCTGCTGTATTCCAATCCTTGTGTAGGGGTATGGGTGCCCTTCAACGAATGCTGGGGACAATTCAAAACTCCCGATATCGCAGCCTGGACAAAAGCTTATGATCCGAGTCGTCTGGTCAATCCTGCCAGCGGTGGAAATCACTACACCTGCGGAGATATTCTCGACCTGCACAATTATCCGGATCCCGATTTATATCTCTACGATCCGATGCGGGCAACCGTATTAGGAGAATACGGCGGCATCGGACTGGTGATGAAAGACCACCTCTGGATGCCCGACAGAAACTGGGGATATGTGAAATTCAACAATCCGGAAGAAGTGACGACGGAGTATATCAAATATGCCGAACATTTACTTCAGTTGATCCCCCGGGGATTCTCTGCCGGCGTATATACCCAGATTACTGACGTCGAAGGAGAAGTCAATGGACTGATGACCTATGACAGAAAAGAAATCAAGGTAAACGAGAAAAAAATCCGGGAAATGAACCAAAAGATATGTAATTCCTTAAAATAA